From the genome of Candidatus Eisenbacteria bacterium:
CGAACAGCCAACGGCCACCTTTCTTCTCCATGATGACCGCCAAGTGGATCTTCATCTGCTGCATCGCGGAGCCGTCCGGACCCATGGCGCCGTCGACCGTCATCTCGCCGTCGCAGAAGGCCATGGTCGATCCCAGCGAGCGTGTGACCTTCATCTCGAGAACCTTCGCCGTGGAGGCCTTGAACACGCTCGACTGCTCGTCCGTGAAGAGCTTCTCGATGTCCGAGGTGCCATGAGCCATCCGGCCCATCGGATTGATCAGCGTCGCGTCGTTCGTCCAGTACGACGTCATTGCCTTCATGTCGTGCTGATTCCACGCATCGAAGAACCCCTGAGCGGACTTCATGACACCCTCGTCCGCATTCATGGTGTTCTTCTTCGCATCGGCGGCAAATGCGGACGTCGCGAACAGCAGGAACAGTGCGGCGCTAAGGATTCTCTTCACGCTTCCTCCTCGTTTGGGTTTCGACAACACGCAAGCAGGGACTCGATTGTCGGTGCACCATACCACGCCTGCGTGTCGAGCCGCGAAATAACGACCGGCGGCGGTTGAGGTGTTCGCTGGAGGTGTAACACCGGCGGAGGGGAGTTTCGGATGCGACCGCCTATCAACCGGAGCTGAGCATGGCGCGCGTGGCGGCGGTGATCGCTGCGTCTTCGGGATCGAGCGGATGGATCTGGGTCACTTAGGGACCTCGATCTTGGCAGCCCAGTCCGGCAGCTTCGTGAGCGTGCGGCCGAACTCGCGTTCCAGGCCGGCGATGTCGGCGCTGTAGCCGACGCGCTCGAACCATTCCAGCATCAGCGCCGTATCCTCGCTGAACTGCCGGACCTGTTCGATGGGCGTCTGCGCGAAAGCAATCGGCCGACCGAGCGCGTTCGTGAAGATCTCCGCCGCCGCCGGCATCGTTCGTACGTCACCGGCGAGATCGATCTCGCGGCGGTTCAAGGCGGCGGCATCGGTGAACGCACGCGCGCCGAACCAGCCGATGTCGTCCACCGCAATCATCTGTAGCTTCGTGCCTGGCCCGAGCGCCACGGCCAGCGTGGAGCCCTGGAGACTGTAGGGCGCCACAAGGTTCTCCATGAAGAACACCGGGCGCAGGATCACATGCGAGGGGAAGCGAAGACCGCGCACGGTTTCCTCGATCCGCCACTTGTTGTCGAAGTGCGGGATCCCCGTCCGCTTGTGCGCCGAGCCCACGGATGAGTAGACGAAGTGTTCGACGCCGGCCTCGCGCGCCAGCGTCGCAAGGCGCTTGCCCTGGGCCTCTTCCCGCTCGACGCCCGCTTCCCACGTGTTCTGCACGCCGAAGACGCCCCCGGCGCCGGACAACGCACGGCGCAGCGACGCCTCGTCATCGAGATCGCCCTGGACGACGTCGACGCCCTGGCGCTTCAGCGCCGCCGCCTGCTCGCTGTCTGGCTTGCGCGTCAGGCCGCGCAGATGGAACCCGGCGCCGCGCAGCGCCTGCGCGACCGCACCGCCCTGATGGCCGGTCACTCCCGTGATGAGAATCGTTCGATCCTTCGTCATGGCTGAACCCTCCTCCATTCGTGATGTCATCTCACACGCGCGCCTCAAGCGAGCCGATCGTGGCTTCAACCATGGCCGTCACCCGCCTCCTTCGCACCGACACCGGCCGCAAATAGTCCCAGCTTCTTCAAGATGGCGCGAAGCTGCTGTTTCTCCGTCGGATTCAGAACACTCATGGCGGATTCGAGCTCCGCGGCGTGGCGACCGTAAGCCGTTTCGGCGATCCGCTTGCCGGCCGGTGTCAACTTCAACACCTTGACCCTTCGGTCTCCCGGCGCCGATGTCCGCCGTATGAGGCCCTTTTCCTCCAGTCGATCGACCGCCGCGGTCATCGAGCCGCTCGCGAGCAGTACCCTGCTCTGGATCTCGGTGATCGTCTGCGGACCTTTGTGCAAGAGTGCTTCGAGCGCCACGAAATCCGTGAGGCCCAACCCGGAGTCCTCGATGCTGCCCTCCGCGATCTTGCTCAGCGCGTGATGGCACCTCATCAGAACGATCCAGAGGCCAGGTGCGTCCACGCGGGAGCCGGCGCTCATGCGCGAGCCGACCTGGGCTGTGCCAGCGGCGATGCTGTCGCGATCGCGCGGTCGACCGAAAACGCGCCTGCCCCGCGGATGATGAGATAGGCCGTGATCGCCAGGACCAACAGGTGGTACTCGAAGCCCTCGCCCTTCTGCGTCCCGGCCCAATTCATGAAGAAACCATAGGAGTGATGCACCGTCGCGATGGCGACCAGCATGTTGACGGCGATGCCGAAGGCTGCGATCCGAGTCAGGAATCCCAGAATGAGTCCCAGGCCGCCGAAGAACTCGGCCGCGATGGCCAGGAACGCGAGCGGCGCGGGGATATGAAGGTAACCGGTGAACATTCCCATCGTTCCCGAGTAGCCGGGGCCGCCAAACCAACCCAGCAACTTCTGCGCGCCATGCGCGAAAAAGACGACTCCGAGCACCAAACGTAGAATGAGGGTCGCCGGATTGTCATCCGTAGCTATCAGCTTGCGGAACATCGTGTATCTCCTCCTGACTTAATGGCTTCTACCTACGGGCAGGCGCGGTCGACCCGCCCCGAACGTGCCGACATCTGTCTGAGATGCAATGCCCTTCCATAAGGATTCATTACATCGAGATATATTTACGCGTTCGGAACCCGGATTGTCCTCGTCGGCCGTCTTTTGAAAAGGTTCAGGCGCTTCGACTTACTCGAGCGGGCTCTGTTTGAGATGTAGGGTCTTGAAAGGCAGGTGCTCTACCGCCTGAGCTAACGGCCCGCTCAGCGCTGCTCGAGCCACGCACGGGCTTCGGCGATGGCGTCTTGGTATGAAAGAGAGCCGCCGGCTGCGTAAGCCGCGGCGAAGGCGCTCTCGCCCAGCTCGCTCCGCGCGCGTGCCATGAGGGGCGCGATGCGTTGTTCGTCCGCAGCGGACCGGCGCTCGCCCATCCGCTCCCTCAGCACCTCCGAGACTCCGAATAGGCGCGCCGCGAACGCGCCCTCGCCTAAAGTCGCGGCCAACTGCGCGACCGTGTTCAATACGCCCTGCCCCACCCAACTCGCACCGGTCTCCTCGGCGAGCGCGGCACTCTCTACGAGTCTTCCGCGCGCTGCCCCGAGATCACCCCGTTGAATCGCGACATCGGCAAGGTTCATGAGCAGGATGGCGACCCCCCAAGGATTCCCCACCTCCCGTTCGAGGGTCAGGGCTTCCTCAACGAGAGACCCGGCTGCCTCAAACGCCCCCTCGTCCATGAATATCGTGGCCAGGTTATTGAGCCCCCAACAAAGCAGGTGTTTGTCCCCAATCTGCCGGGAGATCGTGATGCTCTCCTCGTAAAACCCGCGCGCCTCAGCGGAGTATCCCTGCTCATGAGCCACAATCCCAAGCCGCCGAAGCGACGTCGCAGTGACGGCCGTGTCCCCAAGGGCACGCGAGATCGAGAGGCTCTCCTCCAATAGAGAATGAGCCTCTGCGTAGAGGCTCAGACGGCAGGCGAACCATCCCGCCCCGGATAGCACCACGGCTCGAACCCGCGTGGGCGACTCCGCCCCCTTTCGCCCCAGTGCCTCCCGCATCACCCGAAGCCCTAGCTCGTTGAGCCCGCGGCTATGCCAGAATGCTCGCGTTGCTGCCACGAGCTGAAGCCCCTTCTCCGCTCCCCCCTCCGCACGATCGCACCAAGTGTGCCCCGAAAGTACATTCTCGTGATCCCGCTCGAGACGAGCGACCCACTTGGTTTGCTCCGGCCCCATGATTTCAGAATCCGCCTCTACGGCCGATGCGAGAAAGAAGTCGAGATGCCGCGTGCGCGCCTCGCCCGCCTCGCCCGCCTCATTCAGCCTCTCCTGCGCGTACTGCCGCACTGTCTCGAGCATCCGGTACCGAGCCTCACCGCCTGCTTCCCGCTCCACCACCACCAGCGACTTGTCCACAAGATGCGTAAGGAGGTCCAGGACCTCGAACTCGTCCGCCCCGTCGCCGGCGACGGCCGTGGCGGCATCGAGCGCCCAGCCGCCCGCGAAGACCGCGAGCAGCCTAACGAGGCGCTGCTCCTCCGGAGCCAGATGGTCGTAGCTCCATTGGATCGTCGCCCGAAGCGTCTGGTGCCGAGGGAGTGCCGTCTTGCTCCCGCCCGTGAGAAGCCGGAATCGGTCGTCCAGTTTTGCGCGGATCTGATCCACCGAGAGCACCTTCACCCGCGCGGCTGCCAGCTCGATGGCGAGCGGGATGCCGTCGAGCCGCCGGCAGATCTCGGCCACCGCGGGAGCGGTCTTCTCCGTGAGCCGGAAGTCGGGTGCCACGAACCGCGCCCGATCAACGAAGAGCCGCGCCGCATCGGACGCTCCGACCGCACGAGGATCGCGCTCCAGGTCGGGGCCCGGCACCGAAAGCGAGAGCACGGGGTAGGGGCGCTCTCCCTTCACTCCCAAACCTTCACGGCTCGTCACCAGGAGCTTGAGGTCCGCCGCCGAAGTCAAGAGCCGCTCCGAAAGGGTCGCGCACGCCGCGAGCACGTGCTCGCAGTTGTCCAACACGACGAGGGTGCGCTTGTCGGTGAGATGCCGAGCCAGCGAATCCAGGATCGGCCTTCCGGGCTCCTCCCGGACCCCCAGAGCCGCCGCCACGGCGAGGGGCACGCGCTCTGGATCGGAAAGCGGCGCCAACTCAACGAACCATGTCCCATCCGGATGCTCCTCGAGCAGACTCTCCGCAAGCTTGAGCGCCAGACGCGTCTTGCCGCACCCTCCGACCCCCGCGAGGGTGAAAAGGCGGGTCTCTCCGAAAAGCGCCCGACATTCCGAAAGCTCCCTTTCCCGACCCACAAAGCTCGTTAGCTCCTTCGGGAGATTGTGCGGCGGCGCTCCGGCGGTCGCCGCAGCCTGCCGCGTCCCGCGCGCCTTCTCAATCTCGATCCGCGCGTCGCCTATGTCCCGAAGCCGCTGCTGGGGATCCTTCTCGAGACAACGAGCGAGGAGCTCACGGATCTGCCGGGGCGTGTCAGGGGGGAGAGCCGACCACGGGGGCTCCACCGTCAGCACCGCCACCATCGCGTCCGCCGCGGTCAAGCCTTGGAACGCGCGGCGTCCCGTCAGGCACTCGAGGAGCACGCATCCGAAAGCGAAGATGTCCGTGCGCCGATCCTGCTCCGCGCCTCGCACCTGCTCCGGACTCATGTACCCCGGCGTGCCCAGCACCAGTCCCGTCTCGGTGCGAAGCATGGTCGTGGCGGAGATCGTCGCTTCGCTCTCGGCTGAGAGCCCGGAATGCCGGGCGAGGCCAAAATCCAATACCTTCACCGTGCCGCGCGAGGTCAGCATCACATTCCCGGGCTTCAGGTCCCGGTGAATCACGCCGCGCTCGTGCGCCGCCTCCAGGGCCTCCGCGATCGCCCCACAGACTTTGAGCGCCTCTGGAATGCCCAACGCCCCGCGCTTCAGACGCTCAGCCAGCGTTTCTCCTTCGATCAGTTCCAAAATTAGAAACCGCTCCCCGGAAGGAAGCTCCTCGAGCCCGTAGATCGCATCGATGTTCGGATGATTGAGCGAGGCGAGAACCCTCGCCTCGCGGATGAAGCGATGGAGCCGGTCGGGATCGGAGGAGAACGCCACCGGAAGCGTCTTCACCGCCACCTCGCGCTGTAGCCGCGTATCCCGCGCGCGGTAGACCTCGCCCATCCCGCCGGCGCCGAGCGGCGCGACGATCTGGTAGGGCCCGAAGCGGGTCCCGGGGGAAAGGCCCATGGCAGGGCCTAGAATGCGACTTCCCGGTCCATCGCTCAAGGCAGAAGGCATGGTCCCATCTGCCGGGCGACCGCTCAGGCAGCCCACCCGTAAGTCCCGCAGGCGCGAGACCTACCTCACGCCCATTCGCACCAAAAGAGCTTCGTAGCGTGGGTCCTTCCAGAGGGGGGCGAAGTCCGCGAAGTAGGTCACGTAGGCCAAACGGAGTTCGCGCTGGGCGAGCGAGTCATCGAGATCGTGGAACGCTGCGTCAAGGTCGCCCAATTCAGCATGCCAGCGAGCGCGATCCGTTGGAATCAGACTGGCGACGGGAGCGGAAAGCTGCACCCGCAGGACTTCACTTCGCCCTCCCCGCGCATAGGCTTCGCGTAAAGCAGCGGTGGGCACCGCGACGCGCTGCGATACGACCTCAAGCCGTTCCCATAGGGTGAAGTACTGCTCGATGTCTCCCCGCTGCCAGCAGAGCCGAGCGGCCAACTCGAGCGCCAGCGGCAGGCTCGGCGTGAGCTCGAGCGCCTTGCGGTACTGGGCCATTGCCTCGTCGAGTTGGCCCTCCTTCCAGTGCCACTCCCCCATGATGGTCCAGATGCTGGCTGAGAGCGGATCGAGTTCAAGCGCCCGGCGAAGCTCCCGCAGCGCCGCGCTCGATCGACCGGTCATCATGAGCAGGTCCGCGTACCACTTGTGTGCCGTCGCGTCCTCCGGGCTCAGGGTGATCGCTCTGCGAAACTCGTTGTCGGCGTCTTCCCATTGGAGATCGACCATCAGCGCGTAGGCGAGCGTGGCATGCGCTGGACCGAACTCGGGCTTCAACTCTAGAGCTCGCAGTGCGGCTTCGCGCGCTTTCGGAAGCGTATCCCTGGTGGAAACGAGGCTGTAAAAAGGGAGCACGACGTACGAGTCGGCGAGTCCGGCCCACGCCTCGGCGAACGCGGGATCGAGCGCGATCGCATGCTCGAAGAACTTGATCGCCTTCCCTACGTCGGACTCGGTCCGCTTGTTCCAGAGGAAGCGCCCCTCTAGGTAGGCGTCGTATGCATCGCTGTTACGAGTGCCCCGGCTCGTCGCGAGGCCGGCCTGGCTGATCAGCAACTCGCCCGGGAGTGCGGTCACAACGGCGCGCGCCACCTCGTCCTGCACGGCGAAGATGTCGTCCAGTGTTCGCTCGAAGGTCTTCGACCACAGGTGGTAGCCATCCGCGACTTTCACGAGCTGAACG
Proteins encoded in this window:
- a CDS encoding nuclear transport factor 2 family protein, with amino-acid sequence MKRILSAALFLLFATSAFAADAKKNTMNADEGVMKSAQGFFDAWNQHDMKAMTSYWTNDATLINPMGRMAHGTSDIEKLFTDEQSSVFKASTAKVLEMKVTRSLGSTMAFCDGEMTVDGAMGPDGSAMQQMKIHLAVIMEKKGGRWLFADARPYSFMPAPPEAAKTN
- a CDS encoding NmrA/HSCARG family protein — encoded protein: MTKDRTILITGVTGHQGGAVAQALRGAGFHLRGLTRKPDSEQAAALKRQGVDVVQGDLDDEASLRRALSGAGGVFGVQNTWEAGVEREEAQGKRLATLAREAGVEHFVYSSVGSAHKRTGIPHFDNKWRIEETVRGLRFPSHVILRPVFFMENLVAPYSLQGSTLAVALGPGTKLQMIAVDDIGWFGARAFTDAAALNRREIDLAGDVRTMPAAAEIFTNALGRPIAFAQTPIEQVRQFSEDTALMLEWFERVGYSADIAGLEREFGRTLTKLPDWAAKIEVPK
- a CDS encoding winged helix-turn-helix transcriptional regulator; amino-acid sequence: MSAGSRVDAPGLWIVLMRCHHALSKIAEGSIEDSGLGLTDFVALEALLHKGPQTITEIQSRVLLASGSMTAAVDRLEEKGLIRRTSAPGDRRVKVLKLTPAGKRIAETAYGRHAAELESAMSVLNPTEKQQLRAILKKLGLFAAGVGAKEAGDGHG
- a CDS encoding DoxX family protein yields the protein MFRKLIATDDNPATLILRLVLGVVFFAHGAQKLLGWFGGPGYSGTMGMFTGYLHIPAPLAFLAIAAEFFGGLGLILGFLTRIAAFGIAVNMLVAIATVHHSYGFFMNWAGTQKGEGFEYHLLVLAITAYLIIRGAGAFSVDRAIATASPLAQPRSARA
- a CDS encoding tetratricopeptide repeat protein encodes the protein MPSALSDGPGSRILGPAMGLSPGTRFGPYQIVAPLGAGGMGEVYRARDTRLQREVAVKTLPVAFSSDPDRLHRFIREARVLASLNHPNIDAIYGLEELPSGERFLILELIEGETLAERLKRGALGIPEALKVCGAIAEALEAAHERGVIHRDLKPGNVMLTSRGTVKVLDFGLARHSGLSAESEATISATTMLRTETGLVLGTPGYMSPEQVRGAEQDRRTDIFAFGCVLLECLTGRRAFQGLTAADAMVAVLTVEPPWSALPPDTPRQIRELLARCLEKDPQQRLRDIGDARIEIEKARGTRQAAATAGAPPHNLPKELTSFVGRERELSECRALFGETRLFTLAGVGGCGKTRLALKLAESLLEEHPDGTWFVELAPLSDPERVPLAVAAALGVREEPGRPILDSLARHLTDKRTLVVLDNCEHVLAACATLSERLLTSAADLKLLVTSREGLGVKGERPYPVLSLSVPGPDLERDPRAVGASDAARLFVDRARFVAPDFRLTEKTAPAVAEICRRLDGIPLAIELAAARVKVLSVDQIRAKLDDRFRLLTGGSKTALPRHQTLRATIQWSYDHLAPEEQRLVRLLAVFAGGWALDAATAVAGDGADEFEVLDLLTHLVDKSLVVVEREAGGEARYRMLETVRQYAQERLNEAGEAGEARTRHLDFFLASAVEADSEIMGPEQTKWVARLERDHENVLSGHTWCDRAEGGAEKGLQLVAATRAFWHSRGLNELGLRVMREALGRKGAESPTRVRAVVLSGAGWFACRLSLYAEAHSLLEESLSISRALGDTAVTATSLRRLGIVAHEQGYSAEARGFYEESITISRQIGDKHLLCWGLNNLATIFMDEGAFEAAGSLVEEALTLEREVGNPWGVAILLMNLADVAIQRGDLGAARGRLVESAALAEETGASWVGQGVLNTVAQLAATLGEGAFAARLFGVSEVLRERMGERRSAADEQRIAPLMARARSELGESAFAAAYAAGGSLSYQDAIAEARAWLEQR